In Aegilops tauschii subsp. strangulata cultivar AL8/78 chromosome 3, Aet v6.0, whole genome shotgun sequence, one genomic interval encodes:
- the LOC109758674 gene encoding uncharacterized protein, with protein MDRFRPLRRIQVEPERAAPPPAPPAVAIGEAAAVPAAGMLMGAKVRRRAAVYRDCMGDYIGVHNDPCLAKILSKQGDNKVLFADKVLKFTQSGKMKRRILVITDFALYLVDPDADILKRRIALAAVDKLCISKLSDNFFAIIVPTEYDCLMASTRKKEIVDVIVKAIKSTSEYEPEVASSNRFEYHAAAEVIKEVEFEEADGRVKTRITLKEKP; from the exons ATGGATCGATTCCGGCCGCTCAGGCGGATCCAGGTGGAGCCCGAGCGCGCTGCCCCGCCCCCTGCCCCGCCGGCGGTGGCAATCGGCGAAGCGGCTGCGGTGCCCGCGGCCGGGATGCTCATGGGTGCCAAGGTGCGGCGCCGCGCGGCCGTCTACCGCGACTGCATGGGCGACTACATCGGCGTGCACAACGACCCGTGCCTGGCCAAGATCCTGTCCAAGCAAG GGGATAACAAAGTTCTGTTTGCGGACAAGGTGCTGAAGTTCACTCAGTCAGGAAAGATGAAAAGGCGCATCCTTGTGATCACAGACTTTGCTCTCTACCTTGTCGACCCTGATGCTGATATATTGAAGAGAAGAATAGCACTTGCAGCTGTTGATAAGCTATGTATAAGCAAGCTCAGTGATAACTTCTTTGCAATCATTGTGCCGACGGAGTATGATTGTTTAATGGCCAGCACTAGAAAGAAAGAAATCGTTGATGTTATAGTTAAGGCTATCAAGAGCACATCTGAGTATGAACCTGAGGTGGCTTCCTCTAACAG GTTTGAGTACCATGCTGCTGCCGAAGTGATTAAAGAAGTTGAATTTGAAGAAGCTGATG GACGCGTCAAAACTAGGATCACCCTCAAGGAGAAGCCATGA